The Alteromonas stellipolaris genome includes a region encoding these proteins:
- a CDS encoding GMC family oxidoreductase, whose translation MNEIQGKYDYIIVGGGSAGAVLAARLSENPALKILMLEAGTKDTNPLIHIPFGLSLLSRFEGIGWGYHTAPQKELYDRELFWPRGKTLGGSSSVNAMCYIRGQKEDYDYWVEQGAVGWGFEDVLPYFKRSENFFKGEDEFHGEGGPLHVSQLKHTSVLSDAFVEAASHADFNVVDDFNRDIREGIGYYHVTQVNGQRCSTAKGYLSQALHRNNLTVLTGVAAEKVLFDDNRAIGVQVREKGKIARYFIDREAANSEVILCGGAINSPQLLMLSGIGPRSELEDKGIYVMNDLPGVGQNLQDHLDAIVQFTCKAREGYAIAAGALPSYLKASYDYLFHRKGIYSSNVAEAGGFVSSSLATRGPDIQFHFLPAILDDHGRKFAFGYGYGVHVCCLYPKSKGSITLQSSHPADHPLIDPGYLTEPEDRQVMIEGIRMARKLLAAPTFDKFEGSELHPGTDAESDEALLEFLRERAETIYHPIGTCKMGSDDDPMAVVDNQLKVRGVRGLRVVDASVMPSLIGGNTNAPTIMIAERAVDFIKAEHEGLAAPI comes from the coding sequence ATGAATGAGATTCAGGGTAAGTATGACTATATCATCGTAGGCGGGGGGTCTGCAGGTGCGGTATTAGCGGCGCGATTATCTGAAAACCCAGCCCTGAAAATACTGATGCTTGAAGCCGGTACTAAAGACACTAATCCGCTTATTCATATTCCTTTTGGTTTATCGCTATTAAGCCGTTTTGAAGGCATAGGATGGGGGTATCATACCGCACCACAAAAAGAACTGTACGATCGTGAGCTATTTTGGCCTAGAGGAAAAACACTAGGCGGCAGCAGTTCAGTTAATGCTATGTGTTACATTCGTGGCCAAAAAGAAGACTACGATTATTGGGTAGAGCAGGGCGCAGTTGGCTGGGGTTTTGAGGACGTGCTGCCCTACTTCAAACGCTCTGAAAACTTCTTCAAAGGTGAAGACGAATTCCATGGAGAAGGTGGGCCGCTGCATGTTTCTCAACTTAAGCACACCAGCGTGCTTTCCGATGCTTTCGTTGAAGCCGCAAGCCACGCAGATTTTAACGTTGTAGATGATTTTAACCGCGATATACGTGAAGGCATTGGCTATTATCATGTAACACAAGTCAACGGACAGCGGTGCTCTACCGCCAAAGGCTATTTAAGCCAAGCACTTCACCGCAATAATCTTACTGTACTTACCGGTGTTGCTGCGGAGAAAGTCTTGTTTGACGACAATAGAGCCATTGGCGTGCAAGTGCGTGAAAAAGGCAAAATTGCGCGATATTTTATTGACCGTGAAGCGGCTAATAGCGAAGTAATACTCTGCGGAGGCGCTATCAACTCTCCGCAACTACTTATGCTTTCAGGTATAGGGCCAAGAAGCGAGTTGGAAGATAAAGGCATTTATGTAATGAATGATCTGCCAGGAGTGGGTCAAAATTTACAAGACCACCTAGACGCCATTGTTCAATTTACCTGTAAAGCACGAGAAGGTTATGCGATTGCTGCTGGTGCGTTACCCTCGTACCTAAAGGCCTCATACGATTACCTTTTTCACCGTAAGGGAATTTATTCTTCAAATGTGGCTGAAGCGGGCGGTTTTGTAAGTTCAAGCCTTGCTACCCGAGGACCAGACATTCAATTTCATTTCTTGCCCGCTATATTAGATGATCACGGGCGAAAGTTTGCCTTTGGTTACGGATACGGCGTGCATGTATGTTGTTTGTACCCCAAGAGCAAGGGCAGCATTACGCTGCAAAGCAGCCATCCTGCCGATCACCCGCTTATCGACCCTGGCTACCTCACGGAACCTGAAGATAGGCAAGTAATGATTGAAGGCATACGAATGGCAAGAAAGCTGTTAGCTGCACCTACGTTTGATAAATTTGAAGGCAGTGAACTGCATCCAGGCACTGACGCTGAGTCTGATGAAGCGCTTCTTGAGTTTCTAAGGGAGCGAGCTGAAACCATTTATCACCCAATAGGTACCTGTAAAATGGGCAGCGATGATGATCCTATGGCAGTGGTCGATAACCAGCTTAAAGTCAGGGGCGTTAGAGGCCTACGTGTGGTAGATGCTTCTGTTATGCCAAGCCTTATTGGCGGAAATACCAATGCACCTACCATCATGATTGCAGAACGAGCGGTAGATTTTATTAAAGCCGAGCATGAAGGGCTTGCTGCGCCCATTTAG